Proteins found in one Venturia canescens isolate UGA chromosome 8, ASM1945775v1, whole genome shotgun sequence genomic segment:
- the LOC122415355 gene encoding rho guanine nucleotide exchange factor 10-like protein isoform X2, whose protein sequence is MEEMQNGVVLIKYEPRSRCRSWDDVGPPQATRMEAASKQHPILESTRSNASAQSARSEDSWCSASDHDLSSDDESEKSNVSVKSNCQLRNTLHKARTLCDKWRSQNMRLGNSESLDSPVGGQGRLARWFSIRRGSTHQYDVDTSDTVSLTSPIKAPPPQMPQLSEVEEENGAMVQFRCMQQRRQAPPSLPPAPPNLTAQQLKRRHIVAAIVHSENSYVATLQRLVNVYKKPLEESSPPVLSQTKIATLFHRLPEILQCHTIFRIALAECVRSWDKDEKLGDVFVASFSKAIVLDIYSGFINNFSVAMDLAKQESKRKTALADFFKVKQISAHDRLSFFGLMVKPVQRFPQFILFLQDLLKHTPQGHHDRMSLQLALTQLESLAEMLNERKREAEQFQAFKEMLRHVSGKLAHRPLSSSSRYLIREDNVTQLEFNQSGMMTKSKRRRLLLLNDLVVCVSVAPRSVEDFSGSERLTLKWTYPVSDIEIQDTSTSPTLSRLLTAGLNKGGSLKSERSGSGGSGEGGQAGADSLCVEMNDLMHDYEVMSRISDLVGQLKGTYEGMTPERTKQILQSIQSSIQQKDEDMVWADSCCLQLLTKQGQMYTFQTENPLVKKDWITELRLAQLALDPNNSPSWEVPEQEQRPSTKMPLFVSSQPVYRSQYQSEVRCGCYYTTQNPRPTRRRGRNQSYLWICTGDGVSSHVTVFGQSTTATSTSLKQITTFDLVETRVAAVEFVKGCFSSSDSTAKQRRLLSADLVWMGTDSRKIIIYAASEPEKQEELGNYAVPGPVVQIKHHCDNVFVALGTGSVLMFKRQMDDGTWLLRDPTVITLGTDPVASLMPINASVYAACGKKVWVLNGTSGEISKSFSAQHEHVGNVKLMAHSGVGLWVALKNSSTVCLYHTETFKHLQDINIASNVLRVTKSGGGGGGGGSGGGSGSSNCCGDNLNNNQTAVTVTALMACKGLLWVGTNVGISLTIPLPRLEGVPIISGRVNISYHAHFGPITFLLAIQNNNTKSVATTLANVASREDTIEEDENSVLQLRTKESVSGVGGTEQQLNQKNRDRASLDSSFSYNVGKLKQQLAGSPVMLRRKRSKENDYRGSKTLPRGLGCGGGFLSTSITSSQSSGENCDVYGLYGELMYVKDYENENSSGIDPVYESLRRSDPELAAIPNKVSTLDRRLKMKITRPRSLDLSNWSVDSHASSLYTSSGSEENLSIKAGKLSRNSSNASRSGPYDNPILVNNHTTTTSIPEATANNSGATLKLKPPSVKKIGKSTNIQADQPKRTVLTLMGGRGYVNWRQQNAATVPDKSPKSTYNFKDPTNSNDAHIVLWEMKL, encoded by the exons ATGAGCCGCGGTCAAGGTGCCGTTCCTGGGATGACGTAGGACCACCGCAAGCAACGAGAATGGAGGCTGCGAGCAAACAACATCCGATCCTCGAGAGCACGAGATCCAACGCTTCGGCCCAGTCCGCCAGGAGCGAAGATTCGTGGTGTTCGGCCTCCGATCACGATCTGTCCTCGGACGATGAGAGCGAAAAGAGCAACGTCAGTGTCAA GAGCAATTGTCAGTTGAGAAACACGCTGCACAAGGCGAGAACTCTGTGCGACAAGTGGAGATCGCAAAACATGAGACTGGGCAATTCGGAAAGTCTGGATTCCCCCGTGGGAGGACAGGGTCGTCTGGCACGATGGTTCAGCATCCGACGAGGCTCGACTCATCAATACGACGTCGATACGTCGGACACCGTGTCCCTGACGAGTCCGATAAAGGCACCGCCGCCGCAGATGCCTCAGTTGAGCGAG GTCGAAGAGGAGAACGGCGCGATGGTTCAATTTCGGTGTATGCAACAACGGAGACAGGCACCACCGAGCCTTCCTCCTGCACCCCCGAATCTGACGGCTCAACAGCTGAAAAGACGTCACATCGTTGCCGCGATTGTCCACTCGGAGAACAGCTACGTCGCGACCCTTCAGAGGCTCGTTAAC GTTTATAAAAAACCTCTGGAGGAATCTTCCCCGCCGGTGCTCAGTCAGACGAAAATCGCGACTCTCTTTCATCGGCTGCCCGAGATTCTTCAGTGTCACACCATCTTCAGAATAGCACTCGCCGAGTGCGTCAGATCCTGGGACAAGGACGAAAAACTCGGAGATGTCTTTGTCGCCAGTTTCAGCAAAGCCATCGTACTCGACATATACAGCGgttttatcaataatttttccGTCGCCATGGATCTTGCCAAGCAGGAATCCAAGAGAAAAACTGCGCTTGCCGATTTCTTCAAG GTGAAGCAAATAAGTGCCCACGACAGGCTATCATTCTTCGGGCTGATGGTGAAGCCGGTCCAGAGGTTTCCACAGTTTATATTGTTTCTACAA GATCTCCTGAAACACACGCCTCAGGGACACCACGACAGGATGTCGCTGCAGTTGGCGCTGACGCAGCTCGAGAGTCTCGCTGAAATGTTGAACGAGAGGAAACGCGAAGCTGAACAGTTTCAAGCTTTCAAAGAGATGCTCAGACACGTTTCCGGCAAGTTGGCACACCGACCGCTCTCTTCCTCCTCTCGTTACCTCATAAGGGAGGATAACGTAACGCAATTG GAATTCAATCAGAGCGGTATGATGACGAAATCAAAGAGAAGAAGACTGCTTTTACTCAACGACTTGGTCGTTTGCGTTTCCGTTGCACCAAGATCCGTCGAAGACTTTTCCGGTAGCGAGAGACTGACCTTGAAATGGACGTACCCGGTGTCCGACATCGAG ATACAAGACACCAGCACATCACCAACTTTGAGTCGCTTGCTAACTGCCGGATTGAACAAGGGAGGAAGTCTGAAGTCTGAGAGAAGCGGCAGCGGCGGAAGTGGCGAGGGTGGCCAAGCGGGAGCGGACAGTCTTTGCGTGGAGATGAACGACCTTATGCACGATTACGAAGTAATGTCGAGGATAAGCGATCTGGTTGGCCAGTTGAAGGGAACTTATGAG GGTATGACACCGGAAAGGACGAAGCAAATATTACAGTCGATACAATCATCGATACAACAAAAAGACGAGGATATGGTGTGGGCGGACAGCTGCTGTTTGCAACTGTTGACGAAACAAGGCCAGATGTACACTTTTCAAACGGAGAATCCTCTGGTGAAGAAAGACTGGATAACGGAATTGAGACTGGCCCAATTGGCGTTGGATCCGAATAATTCTCCTTCGTGGGAAGTGCCGGAGCAAGAGCAGAGGCCATCGACGAAGATGCCGCTGTTCGTGAGTTCCCAACCGGTTTATCGCTCGCAGTATCAGTCAGAGGTTCGCTGCGGGTGTTATTACACGACTCAAAATCCCCGTCCCACTCGGAGACGAGGCAGAAATCAGAGTTATCTGTGGATTTGCACGGGTGACGGAGTCTCGAGTCACGTGACGGTATTCGGTCAATCAACGACCGCAACGTCGACCTCGTTGAAGCAGATAACTACGTTCGATCTCGTTGAGACGAGGGTCGCCGCGGTAGAATTTGTGAAAGGTTGTTTTTCGAGCAGCGACTCAACAGCGAAGCAGCGGCGACTTCTCTCAGCCGATCTCGTTTGGATGGGTACtgattctcgaaaaataatcatttacgCGGCTTCCGAGCCCGAGAAACAGGAAGAATTGGGCAATTATGCAGTGCCCGGACCAGTCGTGCAGATCAAGCACCATTGCGACAATGTTTTCGTCGCCTTGGGCACGGGCTCCGTTCTTATGTTCAAACGACAAATGGACGACGGGACGTGGCTTCTTCGCGATCCAACAGTGATAACCCTCGGAACGGATCCGGTCGCGTCTCTCATGCCGATAAATGCCTCCGTTTACGCGGCTTGCGGCAAAAAAGTATGGGTACTTAATGGAACGAGCGGTGAGATCAGCAAGAGCTTCAGCGCACAGCACGAGCACGTGGGCAACGTCAAACTGATGGCGCACTCGGGCGTAGGCCTCTGGGTtgcgttgaaaaattcgagtaCCGTTTGCCTCTACCACACCGAGACCTTCAAGCATCTCCAAGACATAAACATCGCTTCGAACGTACTTCGAGTGACAAAGTCgggtggcggcggcggcggcggcgggaGTGGCGGTGGTAGCGGATCGAGTAATTGTTGCGGAGACAATTTGAACAACAATCAAACGGCTGTGACTGTGACGGCGTTGATGGCGTGCAAGGGACTCTTGTGGGTCGGTACGAACGTCGGAATAAGTTTAACGATACCTCTGCCGAGGCTCGAAGGCGTGCCGATCATAAGCGGACGCGTCAACATCTCTTACCACGCGCATTTCGGTCCTATCACGTTTTTGCTCGCGATCCAAAACAATAATACAAAGAGCGTTGCGACTACGCTCGCAAACGTTGCCAGCAGAGAAGACACGATTGAGGAAGACGAAAATAGCGTGTTGCAGCTACGGACGAAAGAGAGCGTGAGCGGTGTGGGAGGCACGGAACAACAATTGAATCAAAAAAACCGAGATCGCGCCAGTCTCGATTCCTCATTTTCGTACAACGTCGGAAAACTCAAGCAGCAATTGGCCGGTAGTCCGGTGATGCTACGGCGCAAAAGGAGCAAAGAAAACGATTACAGAGGTTCGAAAACGTTGCCTCGCGGCTTGGGCTGCGGAGGAGGATTTCTGTCGACTTCCATCACTAGTTCTCAGAGCTCCGGTGAAAATTGCGACGTCTACGGACTCTACGGGGAACTCATGTACGTCAAAGATTACGAGAATGAAAATAGCTCCGGTATAGATCCGGTATACGAGAGCCTCAGGAGGAGCGATCCCGAATTGGCCGCTATACCCAACAAAGTCAGTACGCTTGATCGTCgattaaaaatgaagataacgCGGCCGAGGTCGCTCGATCTTTCAAACTGGTCGGTCGATTCTCACGCCAGTTCTCTGTACACGTCCTCGGGATCGGAGGAAAATTTGTCCATCAAAGCGGGAAAATTATCACGAAACAGCAGCAACGCCAGTCGCAGCGGACCCTACGACAATCCCATACTCGTGAACAATCATACCACTACCACGAGCATTCCCGAGGCCACTGCGAATAACTCGGGAGCTACCCTCAAGTTGAAACCtccgagtgtgaaaaaaattggcaaaagtaCGAATATACAAGCCGATCAACCCAAGAGGACGGTACTGACCCTCATGGGTGGACGGGGTTACGTCAATTGGAGACAGCAGAACGCTGCGACCGTTCCCGACAAAAGTCCAAAGTCTACGTATAACTTTAAGGACCCTACCAATAGCAACGACGCGCACATTGTCCTTTGGGAAATGAAATTATGA